GATTGGCCGCAGCCGCCAGCCGCACGCAGAACATCGGCCTCGCGGTGCGAGACCACAACAGAAAGACGCCGCAGGGGCCTGCACCGGTTTTCAAATTGAAAACATCGGGTAGACCATGAGCAACGCAACAGGCAGAGAGGAAAGCGCCCCCACTCCCATCGACAAACCTTCCGGCGGCCCGCAGATCGCGGCGCCGCGTCCTGCGGGGCAAGCGCACCGGATCATCGTGGTGGGCGGCGGCGCCGGCGGACTCGAACTTGTCACGCGGCTTGGCGACAAGCTGGGCAAGTCGCGCCGCGCGCAGGTGACGCTGGTCGACCGCATGCCGACGCACATCTGGAAGCCGCTGCTGCACGAGGTGGCCGCCGGCAGCATGGACCCCAACACCCACCAGCTCGAATACGCGGCGCAGGCGCGCTGGCACCATTTCGACTTCCAGCAGGGCGAGCTGACCGGCATCGACCGCGCCGGCAAGCGCATCCACGTGGCCGCCTGCCTGGACCAGGACGGCACCGAACTGCTGCCCGCGCGCGACCTGCCGTACGACACGCTGGTGCTGGCCATCGGCTGCATCACCCATTTCTTCAACGTGCCGGGCGCGGCCGAGCATGCGATCGCGCTGGATACGGTCGACCAGGCCGAGCGCTTCCGCCGCCGGCTGATCGCGGCCTGCGTGCGGGCCCAGAACGGCAAGGGCCGCGTGGGCCAGGACGGCCGGCCGCGCGTGGACGTGGCGATCATCGGCGCGGGTGCGACGGGCGTGGAACTGTCGGCCGAGTTGCGCAACACCGCGCACGTGCTGAACGCCTACGGGCTGCACCAGCTTGACCCACGCCGCGACGTGCGTATCCATGTGATCGAGGCCGGGCCGCGCATCCTGCCCGCGCTGTCCGAGCGCGTGTCGGCCGAGACGACCAAGCTGCTGCGCAAGCTGGATGTGGACGTCTTCACGTCCGAGCGCGTGACCGAGGTGACGCACGACGCGGTGCTGACGGCCAGCGGCAAGCATATCGACGCCGACCTGACGGTCTGGGCGGCCGGCATCACGGCCCCCGGCGTGCTGCGCACGCTGGGCCTGCCCGTCAGCAAGATGGGCCAGCTCGTGGTGGGCCCGACGCTGCAGACCGAGACCGATCCCGACATCTTCGCGTTCGGCGACTGCGCCGCCGCGCCGTGGCCCGAGAAGCAGACCACGGTGCCGCCGCGCGCCCAGGCCGCGCACCAGCAGGCCACGTTCCTGTACGACGCGCTGCGGGCCCGGCTGGACGGCAAGCCGCTGCCGAAGTTCGGCTTCAAGGATTTCGGCTCGCTGGTGTCGCTGGGCCATTTCAGCGCCGTGGGCAGCCTGATGGGTGGCCTGATCGGCGGGTCGATGTTCATCGAGGGGCTGATGGCGCGCTTCATGTACACGTCGCTGTACCGGATGCACGTGCTGGCGCTGCATGGCGCGATCGGCATGGGGCTGGACACCATGACGCACTGGCTGCGCAGCAAGACCAGCCCGCGCGTGAAGCTGCACTGAGCCGCTGGCCGGCGGCGCGTGCGTTGCCGACCATGTTTGCTTAGAATCGACGCCGCCGCGCGGACGTCACTTGGGCGCGGCGCCCCCGATGCCCAGGAGACCCTCATGCTGAAGCCCGAAGTCGAAAGCCTCGTTCCCGGTCAGACGTTCGACCGCCGCAGTTTCGTCAAGACCGCGCTGGGCTCGGCCTTCGCGGCCGCCGCGCTGCCGGTGACCGCCCAGACCATCAAGACCGACTTCCAGGGGCTGACCGCCGGCGAGGTCACCGTGCCGTCGGGCGGCTTCAGCATGCCCGTGTACCGCGCCCAGCCCGAGGGCAAGAAAAACCTGCCCGTGGTGCTGGTCATCAGCGAGATCTTTGGCGTCCACGAACATATTGCCGATGTCTGCCGCCGCTTTGCCAAGCTCGGCTACCTGGCCATCGCGCCGGAGCTGTTCGCGCGGCAGGGCGATCCGACCAGCTACGGGACGATCCAGGAACTGCAGGCCAACATCATCCAGAAGGTGCCGGACGCCCAGGTCATGGGCGACCTGGACGCCTGCGTGACCTGGGCGGCGGCCAACGGCGGCGACGTGAACCGGCTGGGCATCACCGGGTTCTGCTGGGGCGGGCGCATCACGTGGCTGTACTCGGCCCACAGCCGGCGCGTGAAGGCCGGCGTGGCGTGGTACGGCCAGCTTGTCGGCCAGCCCAACGCGCTCAAGCCGAAGAACCCGGTGGACATCGTCGGCGACCTGCACGCGCCGGTGCTGGGCCTCTACGGCGGCAAGGACACCGGCATCACGCAGGAACACGTGGCCCAGATGAAGGCGGCGCTGGCCGAATCGTCGAACCCGAACGCGAAGGCGTCGACGTTCGTGGTCTATCCCGACGCCGGCCACGCATTCCATGCCGACTACCGGCCCAGCTACGTCGAGGCGGCCGCCAAGGATGGCTGGCAACGCTGCCTGGCGTGGTTCCGCCAGCATCACGTGGCCTGACGGGGCGGGCCGCATTGGCCCTGCCGGCGCGCGGGTGATTGCAAAGAGGGTGGAGAGGTACGTACAATGCCGACTCTCGCGTTTTTGCAACCATGTTGCGTTAAAGCGCTGGCGTAGTCAGTCGGCGACGACTGCCCGGTGGTCGGGCAGGGGCCGGTCCGGGAGTTCATCATCCATTCCACGCTTTTGTACATCCTGCTGGCGGCGACGATTTCGGGCGTCGGCAGCATCCTCGGGGCCGCGCTGCTGTCGCTGACCGTGGCCTCGCGCGTGGTGGAGCGCATGGTGAGCTTCTCGGTGGGCGTGCTGCTGGCAACGGCGCTGCTGCATTCGCTGCCCGAGGCGTTCGAGTCCGGCGCCGACCCGCGCGCGCTGTTCGGCACGCTGCTGGCCGGGCTGCTGGGGTTCTTTCTGCTGGAAAAGATCTCGCTGCTGCGCCACTCGCACCACCACGAGGGCGACGGGCACCATCACCACCACGGCCACGACCGCGAGGAAGCCGGCCGCAGCGGCCTGACCATCCTGGTGGGCGACACCTTCCACAACTTTGCCGATGGCATCGTGATCGCGGCGGCGTTCCTGGCCGATCCGCATATCGGCATCGTGACCGCGCTGGCCATTGCCGCGCACGAGATTCCGCAGGAGGTGGGCGACTTCATCGTGCTGCTGAACGCCGGCTTCTCGAAGGCGCGGGCGTTCGCGTTCAACCTGCTGTCGAGCCTGGCGGCCATCCTGGGCGGCATCGTCGGCTATTTCCTGCTGGACCAGCTGACGGCCTGGATTCCGTACGTGCTGGTGATTGCGTCCAGCAGCTTCGTCTACATCGCCGTCAGCGACCTGATGCCGCAGATGCAGCGCCGGCCGCGCCTGAAGGAATCGGCCGTGCAGGTGGTGCTGGTGGCGGCGGGCATCGCGGCCATCGTCTTCATCACCAATGGCGTGCACGAGCAGCACGCCCATCGCCACTCGCAGACCGGCACCGAAGCGGCGTCGAACTGACGCCGCCGTGCCGGCTCAGGTGCCGGCTCAGGTGCCGGTACCGGTGGCCACCGGCCGCTGCGGGTCGGCGCACCATTCGCTCCACGACCCCGGGTACAGCGCCGCATCGGTCAGGCCGGCCACTTCCATCGCCAGGAGGTTGTGGCAGGCCGTGACGCCCGAGCCGCACTGCATGACCGTTTGCGCCGGCGCCTTGCCGCCGAAGACCTGGCCGAACTCGGCGCGGAGCTGGTCGGCGGGCTTGAAGCGGCCGTCCGGGCCCAGGTTGTCCTTGAAGAAGCGGTTGGCGGCGCCGGGGATATGGCCGCCGACCGGGTCGAGCGTCTCGTTCTCGCCGCGGAAGCGGTCGGCCGCGCGGGCATCGACGACCAGCAGCGACGGCTGCGCGAGGTTGTCGACCAGCGTGGCGGCATCGACGGTACGCACCAGCGACGTCCGGCGCGTCAGGCTGCCGCCGGCGTCCGGATCGGGCGTCGTGCCTGGTTCCAGGGGCAGTCCGGCGGCCAGCCAGGCAGCCTTGCCGCCATCGAGCACGGCCACGGCGCCGTGGCCCACCCAGCGCATCAACCACCAGAGCCGGGCCGCGTACATGCTGCCCTGCGCGTCGTAGGCCACGACCAGCGCATCGTCATCGACGCCCAGCGCGCGCATCCGCGCCACGAACATCTCGGCATCGGGCAGCGGGTGCCGACCGTTGAAGCCCGTCCTGGGGCCCGACAGTTCGTTGTCCAGGTGCAGGTAGAAGGCGCCCGGAAGATGTTCCTGCTGGTACATCTCGCGGCCGGCGGCCGGGTTGGTCAGGTCGAACGAGCAGTCGACGACGACAACCGGCCGGCCCTGTTGCCGCAGGTCATGGAGTTCGGTGGCGGAGATCAGCGGAGATGGCATGGAGAACCCGTGTCGGTAAGGAAAAGTGCGCCGACAATGCTACACCGCAACGGCCTGGACAGCCCGGACGGCCCGCGCAGCCGGTCACACCTCGGGATGCACTTCCGCCTCGGGCGACTTGACCGGCGTGGCCGGGGTGGGATGCTTGTCGGTGTCGCGGGCGCGCGTGAGCGTGGTGGCGATGCCGCTGGCCACGATCAGCGCCATGCCAAGCCAGGACACCCAGTTCAACTGGTCGTTCCAGACCAGGATGCCCCACAGGCTGGAGAACACGATGCCCGCGTACTGCAGGTTGGCGGTCAGCAGCGTATTGCCGCGCTTGTAGGCGCGCGTCATCGACGTCTGGCCCAGCGTGGCCAGGATGCCGATGGCCAGCAGCAGGCCCACGCCGTGCCAGGTATGGGTGCTCAGGCCCGTGAACAGCATCCAGACCAGCCCGCAGACCAGCCCGACCCCCGAGAAATAGAACACGATGCGGCCTTCGGGCTCGCCAAGCTGCCCCAGTTGCCGGACTTCGACATAGGCCAGCGCCGTGAACACGCCCGAGACCAGCCCGATCATGCCGCCGGCCAGTTGGTCCTTGCCCACCGACGGCTGCAGCAGGCAGATGACCCCGGCAAACGACAGCAGGATGGCGCCGATCAGCTTCTTGTCGGCCGCCCCGGCGGTACCGGCCAGCGCGGCGCCGGCGCCCAGGATCAGCGCGATCCAGACCGGCGACATGTAGTTCAGCGTCATCGCCGTGGCCAGCGGCAGCAGCGTGATCGACGTGAACCAGAGCAGCAGGGCGGTCACCCCGAAGAGGCTGCGCTTGATGTGCGTGACCATGTGCGGCGTGCGCACCGACACACCCTGCGAGCGCAGCAGCACCCACATGATCGTCACGCCAATCAGGCTGCGGTAGAACACGATCTCGCCAGTGGTGTATTGCTCGGACGCCAGCTTGACCCCCACCCCCATCAACGAAAAGGCGAAGGCGGCGAACAACATCCAGAGCGATTGCATGGCGGAAACCGGGGCGAGAAAGGTGTAAGGGGGCGAAGGGAGGGGCAAAACCGAAAATCGTTGTATCGGCAACGATTAAGTGGCGATTCTATCAGTGCTTTGCCGGCCGCTCCAATGCAAAACGGACCGTTTTCACGGTCCGTTTCTCGTCGTCCACAGCGGCGGCGGGCGGCTGGTGCCCGTCATTGCGGCGGCTCAGCGCTTGTTGTAGTCCATCGCGCGCCGGTACCACTCGTGGAAGTGCTGCATGCCGTCTTCCATCGGCGACTGGTACGGGCCGGTCTCGCTGATGCCGCGCTTCATCAGCGCCAGGCGGCCGGCGTCCATGCGCTCGGCGATCTCGTCGTCCTCGATGCACGTCTCCATATAGGCGGCGCGCTCGGCCTCGACGAACTCGCGCTCGAACAGCACGATTTCCTCGGGGTAGTAGAACTCCACGACGTTGCGCGTCTTGCGCGGGCCCAGCGGGTGCAGCGTGGAGATGCAGAGCACGTTCGGGTACCACTCCACCATGATGTTGGGGTAGTAAGTCAGCCAGATCGCGCCGTGCTTGGGCAGCTTGCCGTTGTTGAAGCGCAACACTTCGTCGTGCCACTTCTGGTACGTCTGGCTGCCCGGGCGCTGCAGGCCCTTGTGCAGGCCCACGGTCTGCACGCTGTACTGCTCGCCGAACTCCCACTTCAGGTCGTCGCACGACACGAAGCTGCCCAGCCCCGGGTGGAACGGCACGACGTGGTAGTCCTCCAGATAGACCTCGATGAAGGTCTTCCAGTTGTAGTTGCACTCGTGGACTTCCACGTGGTCGAGCATGTACCCGTCGAAATTCAGGTCCTCGGCCACGCCCATGCGCGCCAGGTCGGCGCGGACGTCGCGCTGGCCCTCGAACAGCATGCCGTTCCAGTTCTGCAGCGGCGACCGGTTCAGGCGCACGCAGGGCTGCTCGGCAAAATGCGGCGCGCCCAGCAGTTCGCCCTGCAGGTCGTAGGTCCAGCGGTGCAGCGGGCAGACGATGTTCTTGGCGTTGCCGCGGCCGTTCATCATGATGGCCTGGCGGTGGCGGCAGACGTTGGAGAGCAGTTCGATGCCGTCCGGGTTGCGCACCAGCATGCGGCCCTCGTCCTCGGCGGCCAGCGTCTGGAAGTCGCCGGTCTCCGGCACCATCAGCGCGTGGCCGACGTAGCCCGGGCCCTTGCGGAACAGCAGTTCGAGTTCTTGTTGATGCAGCGCCTCATCGAAATAGACGTCGACGGGCAACTGCGAATCAGCCGGCGCGAGCTTGAGCGCGGTGCTGAGATTGGACATTATCCCCACTCCCTATGACAGGCGAAAGCAGTGAACAACCCAACCATCGAAATAGGAATCGATTTGGGAAACCGTGTCAGACGAGCGAAACCGGAGCCGGTTCCCCGCCCTGAGGCAGAGAAAAATGCGTCCTGGACGCAACGGATCTGAACTCGCCGACGAGCCGGGGATTGTACCCGAGCCCAAAAATTAAGGGACTGATTTTTTTGACTTTTTAGCGAAAAAGTCGACCCGGGTCGTCACGGAGGTGCCCCTTCGGGCGCATTCGGAAAGACGACCCGGGCGCACACGTCACTTCCCTGTCACGGGCACCGGTTATGTGGCGTATCCGCACGCCGGCCATCCGCCCTGTGGATAACACTGTTCTGCGGCCCGGCCCTGGTTTGGCGTAAAATCCCGAATTCCCCTGAACAAGGCCCGACATGCCAAGAACGACGACCGCCCCGGTCCAGCCCGACGATACGCCGTCCGCCAGCGTGCCGCCGGCTTCCTACGAGGCCGCGATGGCCGAGCTGGAAACGCTGGTGGCGAGCATGGAAAGCGGCGAGCTGCCGCTGGAGGCGTCGCTGGCCGCTTACCGCCGGGGCGCCGAACTCGTCCGCTTCTGCCAGCAGAGCCTGGAGCGCGTGGCCCAGCAGGTCAAGGTACTGGAAGGCGACGCCCTGAAGCCGCTGGCCGGCGAATCCCGTCCCGACAACAATAACGGCGCAGACTTCGAATGAGTGATTTCGCTACCTGGATGCGGGCGCAGGGCGCCCGGACCGAGGCTGCCCTGGACGCGGCCCTCCCGTCCACGGACACAATTCCCCACACCTTGCATGAAGCCATGCGCTATGCTGTCCTCGGCGGTGGCAAGCGGGTGCGCCCGCTGCTGGTCCACGCTGCGGGCGAGGTGGCGGATGCGCCATCCGAGGCTTGCGACGCGGCCGCCTGCGCCGTCGAGATGATCCACGCCTACTCGCTGGTCCACGACGACATGCCGTGCATGGACGACGACGACCTGCGCCGCGGCCGGCCGACGGTCCACAAGGCCTACGACGAAGCCACGGCACTGCTGGTGGGCGATGCGCTGCAGACGCAGGCGTTCATCGTGCTGGCGCAGACGCCCGCGCTGGGCGCCGAGGCGCGGCTGAAGCTGGTGGCCGAGCTGGCCACGGCGTCCGGATCGGTGGGCATGTGCGGCGGGCAGGCGATCGACCTGCAGAACGTGGGCCAGTCCATGACCCGCGACGCGCTGGAAGGCATGCACCGCATGAAGACCGGTGCGCTGCTGCGCGCCAGCGTGCGCATGGGCGCCCTGTGCGGCAGCATCGACGCGGCCGGGCTGGCCGCGCTGGACCGGTATGCGGCGGCCGTGGGATTGGCGTTCCAGGTCGTGGACGATATTCTCGACGTGACCGCCGACACGGCGACGCTCGGCAAGACCGCCGGGAAGGATGCCGCCAACGACAAGCCGACCTACGTGTCGCTGCTTGGTCTGGATGCTGCACGCGAGCTGGCCGCCCAGCTTCGCACCGACGCCCACGAGGCGCTGGCGGGATTTGGCGCACGCGCCGGCCGGCTGGCCGAACTGGCCGACCTGATCGTGCTGCGCTCGAACTGAACTGACAAGCCGGACACCGAGAATCCGGCGGCCGAACGGACACCATGACCTACACGCTGCTCAACAACATCGACGACCCCGCGGACCTGCGCAAGCTGGACCGCCGCCAGCTCGGCACGCTTGCCGACGAACTTCGCGCCTACGTGCTCGAATCGGTCTCGCAGACCGGCGGCCACCTGTCGTCCAACCTCGGCACGGTGGAGCTGACCATCGCGCTGCACTACGTGTTCGACACCCCCAGCGACCGCATCGTCTGGGACGTGGGCCACCAGAGCTACCCCCACAAGATCCTGACCGGCCGCCGCGACCGCATGTCGACGCTGCGCCAGTACGGCGGCATCTCGGGCTTCCCGCGCCGCTCGGAAAGCGAGTACGACACGTTCGGCACTGCGCACTCGTCCACGTCGATCTCGGCCGCGCTGGGCATGGCGCTGGGCGCGCGCACGATGGGCCAGAAGCGCGTGGGCATCGCCGTGATCGGCGACGGCGCGATGACGGCCGGCATGGCGTTCGAGGCCATGAACAACGCCGGCGTCTACAAGGACCTGCCGCTGCTGGTGGTGCTCAACGACAACGACATGTCGATCTCGCCGCCGGTGGGCATGCTGAACAAGCACCTGGCGCGCCTGCTGTCGGGCCAGTTCTACGCGGCGACCAAGAAGGGCATCGAGAAGGTGCTGTCCGTGGCGCCGCCGGTGCTGGAGTTCGCCAAGCGCCTGGAAGAACATGCCAAGGGCATGGTCGTGCCGGCCACGCTGTTCGAGGAATTCGGCTTCGACTACATCGGCCCGATCGACGGCCACGACCTGCAATCGCTGGTCCCGACGCTGCAGAACATCCGCCAGCGCGCGCTGGAAGGCCACGGCCCGCAGTTCCTGCACGTGGTGACCAAGAAGGGCCAGGGCTACAAGCTGGCCGAGGCCGACCCGATCCTCTACCACGGCCCGGGCAAGTTCAACCCGGCCGAGGGCATCCGCCCGGCGGCCAAGCCGTCGCGCAAGACGTACACGCAGGTGTTCGGCGACTGGCTGTGCGACATGGCCGCCGCCGACCCGCGCCTGATCGGCGTCACGCCGGCCATGCGCGAGGGCTCGGGCATGGTCGAGTTCGA
This sequence is a window from Cupriavidus pauculus. Protein-coding genes within it:
- a CDS encoding NAD(P)/FAD-dependent oxidoreductase, which gives rise to MSNATGREESAPTPIDKPSGGPQIAAPRPAGQAHRIIVVGGGAGGLELVTRLGDKLGKSRRAQVTLVDRMPTHIWKPLLHEVAAGSMDPNTHQLEYAAQARWHHFDFQQGELTGIDRAGKRIHVAACLDQDGTELLPARDLPYDTLVLAIGCITHFFNVPGAAEHAIALDTVDQAERFRRRLIAACVRAQNGKGRVGQDGRPRVDVAIIGAGATGVELSAELRNTAHVLNAYGLHQLDPRRDVRIHVIEAGPRILPALSERVSAETTKLLRKLDVDVFTSERVTEVTHDAVLTASGKHIDADLTVWAAGITAPGVLRTLGLPVSKMGQLVVGPTLQTETDPDIFAFGDCAAAPWPEKQTTVPPRAQAAHQQATFLYDALRARLDGKPLPKFGFKDFGSLVSLGHFSAVGSLMGGLIGGSMFIEGLMARFMYTSLYRMHVLALHGAIGMGLDTMTHWLRSKTSPRVKLH
- a CDS encoding dienelactone hydrolase family protein — translated: MLKPEVESLVPGQTFDRRSFVKTALGSAFAAAALPVTAQTIKTDFQGLTAGEVTVPSGGFSMPVYRAQPEGKKNLPVVLVISEIFGVHEHIADVCRRFAKLGYLAIAPELFARQGDPTSYGTIQELQANIIQKVPDAQVMGDLDACVTWAAANGGDVNRLGITGFCWGGRITWLYSAHSRRVKAGVAWYGQLVGQPNALKPKNPVDIVGDLHAPVLGLYGGKDTGITQEHVAQMKAALAESSNPNAKASTFVVYPDAGHAFHADYRPSYVEAAAKDGWQRCLAWFRQHHVA
- a CDS encoding ZIP family metal transporter, with product MVGQGPVREFIIHSTLLYILLAATISGVGSILGAALLSLTVASRVVERMVSFSVGVLLATALLHSLPEAFESGADPRALFGTLLAGLLGFFLLEKISLLRHSHHHEGDGHHHHHGHDREEAGRSGLTILVGDTFHNFADGIVIAAAFLADPHIGIVTALAIAAHEIPQEVGDFIVLLNAGFSKARAFAFNLLSSLAAILGGIVGYFLLDQLTAWIPYVLVIASSSFVYIAVSDLMPQMQRRPRLKESAVQVVLVAAGIAAIVFITNGVHEQHAHRHSQTGTEAASN
- a CDS encoding sulfurtransferase — protein: MPSPLISATELHDLRQQGRPVVVVDCSFDLTNPAAGREMYQQEHLPGAFYLHLDNELSGPRTGFNGRHPLPDAEMFVARMRALGVDDDALVVAYDAQGSMYAARLWWLMRWVGHGAVAVLDGGKAAWLAAGLPLEPGTTPDPDAGGSLTRRTSLVRTVDAATLVDNLAQPSLLVVDARAADRFRGENETLDPVGGHIPGAANRFFKDNLGPDGRFKPADQLRAEFGQVFGGKAPAQTVMQCGSGVTACHNLLAMEVAGLTDAALYPGSWSEWCADPQRPVATGTGT
- a CDS encoding DMT family transporter, whose protein sequence is MQSLWMLFAAFAFSLMGVGVKLASEQYTTGEIVFYRSLIGVTIMWVLLRSQGVSVRTPHMVTHIKRSLFGVTALLLWFTSITLLPLATAMTLNYMSPVWIALILGAGAALAGTAGAADKKLIGAILLSFAGVICLLQPSVGKDQLAGGMIGLVSGVFTALAYVEVRQLGQLGEPEGRIVFYFSGVGLVCGLVWMLFTGLSTHTWHGVGLLLAIGILATLGQTSMTRAYKRGNTLLTANLQYAGIVFSSLWGILVWNDQLNWVSWLGMALIVASGIATTLTRARDTDKHPTPATPVKSPEAEVHPEV
- a CDS encoding aromatic ring-hydroxylating oxygenase subunit alpha: MSNLSTALKLAPADSQLPVDVYFDEALHQQELELLFRKGPGYVGHALMVPETGDFQTLAAEDEGRMLVRNPDGIELLSNVCRHRQAIMMNGRGNAKNIVCPLHRWTYDLQGELLGAPHFAEQPCVRLNRSPLQNWNGMLFEGQRDVRADLARMGVAEDLNFDGYMLDHVEVHECNYNWKTFIEVYLEDYHVVPFHPGLGSFVSCDDLKWEFGEQYSVQTVGLHKGLQRPGSQTYQKWHDEVLRFNNGKLPKHGAIWLTYYPNIMVEWYPNVLCISTLHPLGPRKTRNVVEFYYPEEIVLFEREFVEAERAAYMETCIEDDEIAERMDAGRLALMKRGISETGPYQSPMEDGMQHFHEWYRRAMDYNKR
- a CDS encoding exodeoxyribonuclease VII small subunit → MPRTTTAPVQPDDTPSASVPPASYEAAMAELETLVASMESGELPLEASLAAYRRGAELVRFCQQSLERVAQQVKVLEGDALKPLAGESRPDNNNGADFE
- a CDS encoding polyprenyl synthetase family protein: MSDFATWMRAQGARTEAALDAALPSTDTIPHTLHEAMRYAVLGGGKRVRPLLVHAAGEVADAPSEACDAAACAVEMIHAYSLVHDDMPCMDDDDLRRGRPTVHKAYDEATALLVGDALQTQAFIVLAQTPALGAEARLKLVAELATASGSVGMCGGQAIDLQNVGQSMTRDALEGMHRMKTGALLRASVRMGALCGSIDAAGLAALDRYAAAVGLAFQVVDDILDVTADTATLGKTAGKDAANDKPTYVSLLGLDAARELAAQLRTDAHEALAGFGARAGRLAELADLIVLRSN
- the dxs gene encoding 1-deoxy-D-xylulose-5-phosphate synthase; its protein translation is MTYTLLNNIDDPADLRKLDRRQLGTLADELRAYVLESVSQTGGHLSSNLGTVELTIALHYVFDTPSDRIVWDVGHQSYPHKILTGRRDRMSTLRQYGGISGFPRRSESEYDTFGTAHSSTSISAALGMALGARTMGQKRVGIAVIGDGAMTAGMAFEAMNNAGVYKDLPLLVVLNDNDMSISPPVGMLNKHLARLLSGQFYAATKKGIEKVLSVAPPVLEFAKRLEEHAKGMVVPATLFEEFGFDYIGPIDGHDLQSLVPTLQNIRQRALEGHGPQFLHVVTKKGQGYKLAEADPILYHGPGKFNPAEGIRPAAKPSRKTYTQVFGDWLCDMAAADPRLIGVTPAMREGSGMVEFEKRFPDRYYDVGIAEQHAVTFAGGLACEGLKPVVAIYSTFLQRGYDQLIHDVALQNLPVVFALDRAGLVGADGATHAGAYDIPYLRCIPNMMVMTPSDENECRQLLTTAFQQDCPTAVRYPRGAGVGVATEAALTALPVGKGEIRRTGQARAGQRVAILAFGSMLHPSLAAADALDATVANMRFVKPLDVDLVRQLAADHDYLVTVEEGATMGGAGSAVLEALAEAGIEVPTLVLGLPDRFIDHGDPAFLLSQCGLDAAGIERAVRERFGLADQPVKVATRVA